Proteins encoded in a region of the Sterolibacterium denitrificans genome:
- a CDS encoding dihydroorotase, with protein sequence MKIHIQNGRVIDPANQIDRQADLFIADGCIAAIDKAPAGFEAEGIVDARGCIVCPGLVDLSARLREPGNEYRATLESEMAAAAAGGVTSLACPPDTDPPLDEPGLVEMLKHRTRLPEFARVYPIGALTLQLAGERLTEMAELAEAGCRAFGQANVAIVNTQVLLRAMQYTATFDFPVWLQAQDPFLARGGVAHDGEVATRLGLVGIPVSAETIALATILQLARETGARVHLTRISSAAGLAMIVAARRNGIAASCDVSVHHLHLCEHDIGHFNGHARLDPPLRARSDREALRRGLADGSINAVCSDHAPVDDDAKLRPFDEVEAGATGLELLLPLTLKWAEEMQLPLTTALARLTCDPARILGIEAGTLAPGAAADICIFDPNEATPITRETLRSQGKNTLFLGQALPGRVRYTLIDGQLAYSTAFA encoded by the coding sequence ATGAAGATTCATATCCAGAACGGCCGCGTCATCGACCCCGCCAACCAGATCGACCGGCAGGCCGACCTGTTCATCGCCGACGGCTGCATCGCCGCCATCGACAAGGCGCCCGCCGGCTTCGAGGCCGAGGGCATCGTCGATGCGCGCGGCTGCATCGTCTGTCCCGGCCTCGTCGATCTTTCGGCGCGCCTGCGCGAGCCCGGCAACGAGTACCGCGCCACGCTGGAGTCGGAAATGGCGGCGGCGGCGGCCGGCGGCGTCACCAGCCTGGCCTGTCCGCCCGATACCGATCCGCCGCTGGACGAGCCGGGACTGGTTGAAATGCTCAAGCACCGGACGCGTCTGCCCGAATTTGCCCGCGTCTATCCGATCGGCGCGCTGACGCTGCAGCTCGCCGGCGAACGCCTCACCGAAATGGCCGAGCTGGCCGAAGCCGGCTGCCGCGCCTTTGGCCAGGCCAACGTCGCCATCGTCAATACCCAGGTGCTGCTGCGCGCCATGCAGTACACGGCGACCTTCGATTTCCCGGTCTGGCTGCAGGCGCAGGATCCATTTCTCGCCAGAGGTGGCGTGGCCCATGACGGCGAAGTGGCGACGCGGCTCGGCCTGGTCGGCATTCCCGTCTCGGCGGAGACCATCGCGCTGGCGACCATCCTCCAGCTGGCGCGCGAAACCGGCGCCCGCGTGCATCTGACGCGCATCTCCAGCGCCGCCGGTCTGGCGATGATCGTTGCCGCCCGCCGCAACGGCATTGCCGCAAGCTGCGATGTATCCGTGCATCATCTGCATCTTTGCGAGCACGACATCGGTCATTTCAACGGCCATGCCCGCCTCGATCCGCCCCTGCGCGCCCGGAGCGATCGCGAAGCGCTGCGCCGCGGTCTGGCCGATGGCAGCATCAACGCCGTGTGCTCCGATCATGCGCCGGTCGATGACGACGCCAAGCTGCGGCCCTTCGACGAAGTCGAAGCCGGCGCCACCGGCCTCGAACTGCTGCTGCCGCTGACGCTGAAATGGGCAGAGGAAATGCAATTGCCGCTGACCACCGCGCTGGCGCGCCTCACCTGCGATCCGGCGCGCATCCTCGGCATCGAAGCCGGCACGCTGGCGCCTGGCGCGGCAGCCGACATCTGCATCTTCGATCCAAACGAAGCCACCCCCATCACGCGCGAGACGCTGCGCAGCCAGGGCAAGAACACCTTGTTCCTCGGCCAGGCGCTACCCGGTCGCGTGCGCTACACCCTGATCGACGGCCAACTGGCGTATTCGACGGCGTTTGCCTGA
- a CDS encoding DUF167 domain-containing protein — translation MSWLCAERSGEAVLLSLHIQPGARKTAVAGLHGDALKIRLAAPPVDGRANECLIDFLAATLAVAKSRIELVSGASSRSKRVRVDGMSVAQAAARLQPD, via the coding sequence ATGAGCTGGCTGTGCGCGGAGCGGAGCGGGGAGGCCGTGCTGCTCAGTCTGCACATCCAGCCCGGCGCAAGGAAAACCGCGGTGGCCGGCCTGCACGGCGATGCGCTGAAAATCCGTCTGGCCGCGCCGCCGGTGGATGGCAGGGCCAACGAGTGCCTGATCGATTTTCTCGCGGCGACCCTGGCGGTGGCGAAAAGCCGCATCGAGCTGGTCAGCGGCGCCAGCAGCCGGAGCAAGCGGGTGCGCGTTGACGGGATGAGCGTGGCGCAGGCCGCCGCCCGGCTGCAGCCGGACTGA
- a CDS encoding YggT family protein, protein MLTQLLLQILDWVFGFFTVALLGRVLMQWARAPFRNPLGQFVIAVTDWAVIPARRLIPSAFGLDLASLALAWLAQAMYQGLLLGVVAGSSGALAATGLLGVILLALLALLRLGIYLIIGVVIIGALFSWINPSAPLAPLFNILSRPFLAPLRRFVPLLGGLDLSPLVLLLILQVMLTLLAGMQQALLPMIPWR, encoded by the coding sequence ATGCTGACGCAACTGTTGTTGCAGATACTCGACTGGGTATTTGGTTTTTTCACGGTGGCCCTGCTGGGGCGGGTACTCATGCAATGGGCGCGCGCGCCGTTCCGCAATCCGCTCGGCCAGTTCGTCATCGCCGTCACCGACTGGGCGGTGATTCCGGCGCGGCGGCTGATCCCCAGCGCGTTCGGCCTCGATCTGGCCAGCCTTGCCCTGGCCTGGCTGGCGCAGGCGATGTACCAGGGCCTGCTGCTGGGCGTGGTGGCGGGTTCATCCGGCGCGTTGGCGGCGACGGGGTTGCTCGGCGTGATTCTGCTGGCCTTGCTTGCCCTGCTGCGGTTGGGCATTTACTTGATCATCGGTGTGGTGATCATCGGCGCGCTGTTTTCCTGGATCAATCCTTCCGCCCCGCTGGCGCCGCTGTTCAATATCCTGTCGCGGCCCTTCCTTGCGCCCTTGCGGCGTTTCGTTCCCTTGCTGGGCGGTCTTGACCTCTCGCCGCTGGTGCTGCTCCTGATCCTGCAAGTCATGTTGACGTTGCTGGCGGGCATGCAGCAAGCGCTGCTGCCCATGATCCCGTGGCGATGA
- the proC gene encoding pyrroline-5-carboxylate reductase has translation MKITFLGGGNMANALIGGLRKQGYSAAGIQVVEPLADNREKLTTAFGVRCCPALDAAALHCEVLVLAVKPQQMHAALAPLAGQLQNQLVISIAAGLNLADISRWLGGYRQLVRCMPNTPALIGAGITGLYADPAVNREGREMADRILRAVGSTLWLTDEAQMDAVTAISGSGPAYVFYFIEALQQSGAALGLDAAAARRLAVETFVGAARLAGQSEESVAELRQRVTSKGGTTEAALNSFEADGIAAAIARGARAAAARGRALGEEMGRD, from the coding sequence ATGAAAATCACTTTCCTCGGCGGCGGCAACATGGCCAATGCCCTGATCGGCGGATTGCGCAAGCAGGGCTATTCGGCTGCCGGCATCCAGGTGGTCGAGCCGCTGGCCGACAACCGCGAGAAACTCACCACCGCCTTTGGCGTGCGCTGTTGTCCGGCGCTCGATGCCGCCGCGCTGCACTGCGAGGTGCTGGTGCTGGCCGTCAAGCCCCAGCAGATGCACGCTGCCCTGGCGCCGCTGGCCGGGCAGTTGCAGAACCAACTGGTCATCAGTATCGCCGCCGGCCTGAATCTGGCCGACATTTCGCGCTGGCTCGGCGGCTATCGTCAGTTGGTGCGCTGCATGCCGAACACGCCGGCGCTGATCGGCGCCGGCATCACCGGCCTGTATGCCGATCCGGCGGTCAATCGTGAGGGCCGCGAGATGGCGGACAGGATCCTGCGCGCCGTCGGCAGCACGCTGTGGCTGACGGATGAAGCGCAGATGGATGCGGTCACCGCCATCTCCGGCAGTGGGCCGGCGTATGTCTTCTATTTCATCGAGGCTTTGCAGCAGTCCGGTGCGGCGCTGGGTCTCGATGCGGCTGCGGCGCGCCGGCTGGCCGTCGAAACCTTCGTCGGCGCGGCGCGTCTGGCCGGGCAGAGCGAAGAGAGTGTCGCCGAGCTGCGCCAGCGCGTCACATCCAAGGGCGGGACGACCGAGGCGGCACTGAACTCGTTCGAAGCCGACGGCATTGCTGCGGCCATCGCGCGTGGCGCCCGGGCAGCGGCTGCGCGCGGCCGGGCGCTGGGCGAGGAAATGGGCAGGGATTGA
- a CDS encoding YggS family pyridoxal phosphate-dependent enzyme, with product MTTISDNLQAVEERIRRALRVSARDDGSVHLLAVSKTWPAEAVRQARAAGQRSFGENYVQEGVEKIIALADPGIEWHFIGPLQSNKTREVAEHFAWVHGVDRLKIAERLSAQRPAALPPLQVCIQVNVSGEASKHGVAPAEVRALARAVARLPRLRLRGLMAIPEPSEDESLLRGRFRLLRELRDQLNAEGLALDALSMGMSHDFELAIAEGATIVRVGTAIFGTRTRVD from the coding sequence ATGACAACAATTTCCGACAACTTGCAAGCCGTGGAAGAGCGCATCCGCCGCGCATTGCGCGTGTCTGCAAGGGATGATGGCAGCGTGCATCTGCTGGCGGTTTCGAAGACCTGGCCGGCGGAGGCGGTACGCCAGGCACGCGCGGCCGGGCAGCGATCTTTCGGCGAAAATTATGTGCAGGAGGGCGTGGAGAAAATCATCGCGCTGGCCGATCCCGGCATCGAATGGCATTTCATCGGTCCCCTGCAGAGCAACAAGACGCGCGAGGTTGCCGAGCACTTCGCCTGGGTGCATGGAGTCGACCGCCTGAAGATCGCCGAACGCCTGTCGGCACAGCGTCCCGCCGCACTGCCGCCGCTGCAGGTCTGCATCCAGGTGAATGTCAGCGGCGAAGCCAGCAAGCATGGTGTTGCGCCCGCCGAGGTGCGCGCCCTGGCCCGTGCCGTGGCGCGGCTGCCCCGGCTGCGGTTGCGCGGCCTGATGGCCATCCCCGAGCCGAGCGAAGACGAGTCCTTGCTGCGCGGCCGCTTCCGCCTGCTGCGCGAATTGCGCGACCAGCTCAATGCCGAAGGTCTGGCGCTGGATGCGTTGTCGATGGGCATGAGCCATGATTTCGAGCTGGCCATCGCCGAAGGCGCGACCATCGTCCGCGTCGGCACGGCGATTTTCGGTACGCGCACCCGCGTCGACTAA
- a CDS encoding type IV pilus twitching motility protein PilT — protein MDITELLAFAVKNKASDLHLSSGLPPMIRVHGDIRRINLPPMEHKDVHAMIYDIMNDSQRKHYEENLEADFSFAVPDLARFRVNAYIQQRGAAAVLRTIPSKILSLEELNCPKIFAEIAKFPRGLVLVTGPTGSGKSTTLAAMVNDINENDYGHILTVEDPIEFVHDSKKSLINQREVGAHTLSFSNALRSALREDPDVILVGEMRDLETIRLAMSAAETGHLVFGTLHTSSAAKTVDRIIDVFPGDEKEMVRAMLSESLRAVISQTLLKTKDGNGRVAAHEIMIGTPAIRNLIREAKVPQMYSAIQTGQALGMQTLDQSLADLVRRNVVSSNEARMRAANKDSIPL, from the coding sequence ATGGATATTACTGAACTGCTTGCCTTCGCCGTCAAGAACAAGGCCTCCGACCTGCACCTTTCCTCCGGTCTGCCGCCGATGATCCGCGTGCATGGCGACATCCGCCGCATCAATCTGCCGCCGATGGAGCACAAGGATGTGCACGCCATGATCTACGACATCATGAACGACAGCCAGCGCAAGCACTATGAGGAAAATCTCGAAGCCGACTTTTCCTTCGCCGTTCCCGATCTGGCGCGTTTCCGGGTAAATGCCTATATCCAGCAACGCGGCGCGGCCGCCGTGCTACGGACGATTCCATCGAAAATCCTCTCGCTCGAGGAACTCAACTGTCCGAAGATCTTCGCCGAGATCGCCAAGTTTCCGCGCGGCCTGGTGCTGGTGACCGGCCCGACCGGCTCGGGCAAATCGACCACCCTGGCAGCGATGGTGAATGACATCAACGAAAACGATTACGGCCACATCCTCACCGTCGAGGATCCGATCGAATTCGTGCACGATTCGAAGAAATCGCTGATCAACCAGCGTGAAGTCGGCGCGCACACCCTGTCCTTCTCCAACGCGCTGCGTTCGGCATTGCGCGAGGATCCGGACGTGATCCTGGTCGGCGAAATGCGCGACCTGGAAACCATCCGCCTGGCAATGTCGGCCGCCGAAACCGGTCACCTGGTATTCGGCACCCTGCATACTTCCTCGGCGGCCAAGACCGTCGACCGCATCATCGACGTCTTCCCCGGCGACGAGAAGGAAATGGTCCGCGCCATGCTTTCCGAATCGTTGCGTGCGGTGATTTCACAGACGCTGCTGAAGACCAAGGACGGCAACGGCCGGGTGGCCGCGCACGAAATCATGATCGGTACCCCGGCCATCCGCAACCTGATCCGCGAAGCCAAGGTGCCGCAGATGTATTCGGCCATCCAGACCGGTCAGGCCCTCGGCATGCAGACGCTCGACCAGAGCCTGGCCGATCTGGTACGGCGCAACGTCGTCAGCTCCAACGAAGCACGCATGCGGGCGGCGAACAAGGACTCCATCCCCCTCTGA
- a CDS encoding PilT/PilU family type 4a pilus ATPase produces the protein MERDEGLKFMCQLLSMMLGKNGSDLFITAGFPPAMKIDGKLTPVTSQLLTPQHTQELARSIMNDKQAAEFEATKECNFAINPAGIGRFRVNAFIQQGRVGLILRTITTNIPKFDDLKLPPVLKDVALAKRGLVLFVGGTGSGKSTSLAAMIGHRNEHSHGHIITIEDPVEYVHPHINCIVTQREVGVDTDSWEAALKNTLRQAPDVILIGEIRDREVMEHAIAFAETGHLALGTLHANSANQALDRIINFFPEDRRQQLLMDLSLNLRAIVAQRLIPLREGEGRAAAVEIMLNSPLISDLIFKGEVSGIKEIMKKSRELGMQTFDASLFDLFEEGRISYEDALRNADSLNDLRLNIKLNSKTAKDMDLSSGIQHLDIV, from the coding sequence ATGGAACGTGACGAAGGTCTGAAGTTCATGTGTCAGTTGCTGAGCATGATGCTCGGCAAGAATGGTTCGGATCTCTTCATCACGGCCGGTTTCCCGCCGGCGATGAAGATCGACGGCAAGCTCACGCCGGTGACGTCGCAGTTGCTGACGCCGCAGCACACCCAGGAACTGGCGCGTTCGATCATGAACGACAAGCAGGCGGCCGAGTTCGAGGCGACCAAGGAGTGCAACTTCGCCATCAACCCGGCCGGCATCGGGCGTTTCCGCGTCAACGCCTTCATCCAGCAGGGGCGCGTCGGGCTGATCCTGCGCACCATCACCACCAATATTCCGAAATTCGACGATCTCAAGCTGCCGCCGGTGCTCAAGGACGTCGCCCTGGCCAAGCGCGGCCTGGTGCTCTTCGTCGGCGGCACCGGCTCGGGCAAGTCGACTTCGCTGGCGGCGATGATCGGCCATCGCAACGAGCACAGCCATGGCCACATCATCACCATCGAGGATCCGGTCGAATATGTGCATCCACACATCAACTGCATCGTCACCCAGCGCGAAGTCGGCGTCGATACCGACTCCTGGGAAGCCGCGCTGAAGAACACCCTGCGCCAGGCGCCGGACGTGATCCTGATCGGCGAAATCCGCGATCGCGAAGTCATGGAACATGCCATCGCCTTTGCCGAAACCGGCCATCTGGCGCTCGGCACGCTGCATGCCAACAGCGCCAACCAGGCGCTCGACCGCATCATCAACTTCTTCCCCGAAGACCGCCGTCAACAGTTGCTGATGGATCTCTCGCTGAACCTGCGCGCCATCGTCGCCCAGCGCCTGATCCCGCTCAGGGAAGGCGAAGGACGGGCAGCCGCCGTCGAGATCATGCTGAATTCACCGCTGATTTCCGACCTGATCTTCAAGGGCGAAGTGTCGGGCATCAAGGAAATCATGAAAAAGTCCCGCGAGCTGGGCATGCAGACTTTCGACGCCTCGCTCTTCGATCTCTTCGAAGAAGGCCGCATCAGCTACGAGGACGCGCTGCGCAACGCCGATTCGCTGAACGACCTGCGCCTCAACATCAAGCTGAACAGCAAGACCGCCAAGGACATGGACCTGTCCTCGGGCATCCAGCATCTCGATATCGTCTGA
- a CDS encoding GGDEF domain-containing protein, producing MKSTTDKQRFLIALVDYFIHPSLRVDSDMFHRARILIATILIFPVVSLSAFLAVPLINFTQTSILIAGGLLLPTTGCFIGLLALLHRRGSYMFSAVATVCVLLLLVVGGICVSGGVAHSPVTPLLVVPPLTAYFFGGVRWGGHVVAAVFLILISMVILHYFGIDFIQTVNTPEQLIITHFLVSFVNLAAISGMGFIYEFTAAALKRERDLEREKYVRLAKTDPLTGLANRRNFDAMLQERIDLYGMQAPPRRFALGYLDLDGFKPINDQFGHAVGDEVLRIVSERLRAVLRGSDFVGRHGGDEFMLMLDVAGGEPEAMEKMANRLLTAIAKPIKTSAGEVGVTGSLGFAMFPLDAYGIEALKQYADEAMYEAKKEHNTWRTYNKAIAGKGKK from the coding sequence ATGAAAAGCACTACCGATAAGCAGCGTTTTCTGATCGCGCTGGTGGATTACTTCATTCACCCGAGCCTGCGTGTCGATTCGGACATGTTCCATCGCGCCCGCATATTGATTGCGACGATACTGATTTTCCCGGTAGTGTCGCTGTCGGCCTTCCTGGCCGTTCCGCTGATCAATTTCACGCAAACCTCGATACTGATCGCTGGCGGACTGCTGCTGCCGACGACAGGCTGCTTCATCGGCTTGCTGGCTCTCCTGCATCGTCGCGGCAGCTACATGTTTTCTGCCGTAGCGACCGTATGCGTGCTGTTGCTGCTGGTCGTCGGCGGAATCTGCGTTTCCGGCGGCGTCGCACATTCGCCGGTTACCCCGTTGCTCGTCGTGCCGCCGCTGACGGCCTATTTCTTCGGTGGGGTGCGCTGGGGCGGCCATGTCGTTGCCGCGGTCTTCCTGATCCTCATCAGTATGGTCATCCTGCATTATTTCGGGATTGACTTCATACAAACGGTCAATACGCCCGAACAACTGATCATCACCCACTTCCTGGTCAGTTTCGTCAATCTGGCGGCGATCTCCGGCATGGGTTTCATCTATGAATTCACTGCCGCCGCGCTCAAGCGCGAGCGCGACCTGGAGCGTGAAAAATACGTCCGCCTGGCCAAGACCGACCCACTCACCGGCCTGGCCAATCGCCGCAATTTCGATGCCATGCTGCAGGAGCGCATCGATCTGTACGGCATGCAGGCGCCGCCGCGCCGCTTTGCCCTCGGTTATCTCGATCTCGATGGCTTCAAGCCGATCAATGACCAATTCGGCCATGCCGTCGGCGACGAAGTGCTGCGCATCGTTTCCGAACGGTTGCGCGCGGTGCTGCGCGGCTCGGACTTCGTCGGCCGCCACGGCGGCGATGAGTTCATGCTGATGCTCGATGTGGCCGGCGGCGAGCCCGAGGCCATGGAGAAAATGGCGAACCGCCTGTTGACGGCGATCGCCAAACCGATCAAGACCAGTGCGGGTGAAGTCGGTGTGACCGGCAGCCTGGGCTTCGCCATGTTCCCGCTGGATGCCTACGGGATCGAGGCGCTGAAGCAATATGCCGACGAGGCGATGTACGAGGCCAAGAAGGAACACAACACCTGGCGGACGTACAACAAGGCAATTGCCGGCAAGGGCAAGAAATAG